Below is a window of Vibrio fortis DNA.
GAGAAGCTGGGTTGTCAACTGAGCACGTGACTATCGCCGATTCCGTAATTGCGTTGTCTCTAACCCACGCCAATAGAAACGGAGCCACTCCTTTTCCTCGAGCTGTAGGCCTTGTTTCGTAGCCAATATGCCCAATTACGTTTTCTACATAATCATTGGTACCTTGTCTGACTCGAATCGCACCCAAGATTTGATTATCTGATACGCAGTAGTAGGTTTTACTGAGTAGATAGCCTTCTGGCAATCCAGTGGTGTCTTTTTCACGTCTGATGATGTCAGAAAGATGTCCTTCTGGATCCTTTTCTACATCTTGGTATCTGGGAATTCCCGATTCAGAACACTCCTTGGCATAGCTTTCCATCAATGGCGCTAAACCAATGCTCGCTTCTACTACTTCCATGTAATTATCCTTATGCAAAACTCGACAAA
It encodes the following:
- a CDS encoding GNAT family N-acetyltransferase, with the protein product MEVVEASIGLAPLMESYAKECSESGIPRYQDVEKDPEGHLSDIIRREKDTTGLPEGYLLSKTYYCVSDNQILGAIRVRQGTNDYVENVIGHIGYETRPTARGKGVAPFLLAWVRDNAITESAIVTCSVDNPASQKVIEKCGGEYLGSYTAEIEGTVRRYRINRA